The Polypterus senegalus isolate Bchr_013 chromosome 10, ASM1683550v1, whole genome shotgun sequence genomic interval AGGGAGGCTGTGAGGATGGGGTCTCCTTACCCCTAAATAGCCCCTCTGGTTACCGTCTGAAGACAGACCCTCCTAAGATAGACCTCTTTTGGACagtgacccctgtgaccctgcagtttaCACCGAGCCAagcagaccacgagggggcagtGTGCAGGTGTCGTGTCCGTCATCGGCTCACCCGGAGGAGTGTGGAGCGCATTGTCACATTACAGTCGATATTCAGTAAGTGACCTCCTGCATGGCCAGTCCAGCTCACTAAtccaatgttctactttgtcacaCGCATTTTGTCTCTCCTGTCCCTGTTCTCCAGTTCGCCCTCAAATTTCAGACATCGAGAAAATCTCTGATGACACAAACGCCAAGGTGAAGCTGCAAATCAGAGCAGACAAATTCCACCCACAAGACATCAGCTTCACGTGGTCAGTTGCAGGAGAGAAAGTGACTTCAGAATCAGCAGAAATCTCAGATAACAGCAATAGGACCTTCAGTGCAGTGAGTATCTGCCCCGTCCCACTGTCTAAGGTCCAGGATCCTGGGTTCAAGGCCTCGGTGGTCATTGAGCATCAATCTGTGGGAAAGCTGGAGACGCTGGCCACCCAAGAGAGCCTGGGTAAGCCGTGTGGTTGTGTAATAATCTTCCACATGTCCACACTGTTTGGTGTTTTCTCTGTTATTATTATACTGAGGTCATTAGATGATTTGACAGGTCAGTGTATTGGCCATTAAATGAACTATCAGTGGAAGAGCAGAGCGATCTGAGATAAGCAACAGCAGCAGGGGGGCTTGTGGTGGAAAAGACAATCCAGGGATGTGAGGTCAGAGGCCACAGAAGACAATGAGGGGACAGCAAAGGGAGCCAGGTCATCAGGCACAACTGTCCATCTGGACCCACCTCGCCCTCCACTTGTAGTAATTACACCTGATGACCAAAATGACTATTAACCCATTAACTGAACCTGACTGATCCATTTAATGTTGCGGAGCCTCtcctggcagcagtgggcacagGGTGGATGCCAGGCCATCACTGGTCACACTGACACAAAACcaaaagggccaatttagaaggCCATAAACAGGGAGACATGGGGAGATCATACAAGCTCTGCCTGCACAAGACAGCAGCAAGGCACAAATTTGAACCCTGGGTTGTCAGGGTTGCAGGGTTGATAAACACTGCATcactttgagaaaaaaatgaataagataatttaaaataaagtttgaacTGACTGTTAGACTGCTGCATCTTCTGTTCATTTTAGATGCATTGACATGTACTGCAAAAGGCACCTACTGTGGTAGTCATGAAACAGACTGACTGCCAGTTGAGGGActgtattcaaatgtggcacAGCTGTTTTTAAGGGAATTTGTTCAACTCAAGTTCAGTTTCTGTGAGAAGTTTTCAATTGAGCAAACTGAACACATTTGTTTATTGAAACGCCCAGGGAGGTTCAGACTGGTCTCTCGTAAAGAAGAAACGTTCTGTGTGACTTCAGTGATTGGTTAGCTTACGGTGTCAAatgtacctatctatctatctattaaatagtgcctttcactctatctatctatctatctatctatctatctatctatctatctatctatctatctatctatctatctatctatctatctatctatctatctatctatctatctatctatctcatccaGCCAACTACGCTAAATAatcatttattatcatttttcagATCAACTGAGCCCCCCAACTGTGTCAGACATTCAGGTGTCTGAGTTTAAAGGACTCGGCCAGCCCTGCACCCTGATCTGCTCCGTCCAGGACTTCTATCCCAAAGACATCACGGTGACCTGGCGACGGGTCACTGGGGATGAACAACGACCCATTCGAGCCAAAACGGTCACCCCAGAGAGAGGGTAGAGGGGCTACAAGGTGGAAGCTGTGGCTGAATTCACGCCGCTGACTCTGAGTGACCTGCTGGACGCAGACTATTTCTGTGTTGTGTACCACAAGTCCTTAAATAAGCCTATAGAGAAACGtcttaataaagattttttaaaaggtAAGAAATGGTACAAGTTGTCATGTGACAAACTCATCTGCCACTGCAGGGCTCAGCCTGTAGGTGGCGCTATGCAGTCCCTGCTGACCCTGACTGTCCGTCTCTGTCTCTCAGGTTCTGTTCAGTAGCCCACCATCTCAGATGTGCAGATTTGCTACACCGTGTTTGGCCAGCCCTGCACCCTGACCTGTCAAGTGATAGACTTTTACACCAAAGATGTCAGGGTCACCTGGCTGAGGTGAAAGAAGGGGACACAGAGGAATGTTCAGGCAGGGTCAGGTGATTGGAAGGCTACTGTGAATGAGGTCTGTCCACCAGTAAACGGTTCTGGGTATATACTGGTGTCTCAGGCTACATTCACCCTTCAGTCCCAAAGTGACCTGGACAACATGGAGTACATCTGCAGAGTGGAGCATGAGAGGAGGACGGCCATGGAGAAGATCTGCTCACTGACTCGAGGTTAAAGATGTCTTGTGTTCACCTTCACTGTCTGTATGATTGGCTGCCTGACAGGTCTGCACTGATGCCCCCTAGTGCCAGGCATACAGGTGAATGATGAGTGACGAGGCAGTAATTTGCAGGAAAATTAATTTAAGAACAATTTAGAGAAACTTTGGCATTTCATGCCCAGCAGAACGTGTGCCATTGATACcaatattttcatttcctttacGGTCATTTTTTCCCTAAGTGAGTGCAGATGATGTTAACCTCTGACCCCAAGTGAGAGTTGGCGTGAATAAGCAGGCAGTGGATTAGAGCAATGAGGGCACGAGGAGGGCACAGGGGCAGATCAGCGTTGTGGTATTGGTGTCACAGGGTGGCCAAGAAGGCAGATGCCAGTTTTGGTGGCAAAATAATCAATGGTTCTTCATCAGAGTGCGAAGTCCATCTGTCCATCTTTAATGCACCCTTCTCACCTAAGTCATTACAGACatcttcctctccttaatttgaATTTGGACTCTTCAACTAAGGACGTCACAGGTCCAAAAAACTGTCTGAAcctttaaaacctttaaaatgagTTTCATGGCTTTGAATGCCCATGCACAGCTAATTTTAGTATTACCTTCATGAaactgggaaaggcgctatataaataaaatgtttcaaactGCATGAGAAACACATCTCAACCATGAGTGAACTTCAGAGGACTTGGTCATCTTTGCACCTGAGCCGCTCCATCCACCTCAAAGATGCTTTGTCAGGCCCTCATTGCCATAACGCCTGTCGGTGGTCCGGTCACTTGAAGAGCTGACTGACCTGAAGTGAGAGGCTCCCACCATTGTGGCTCCACATTTGAGTCAGGCTTATGGTCGCTTGTTATGAGCTCTGATGCTAGTGGTGTGATATTTGTGCAGGAGAGGATGACAGACATATGAAGAGAAAAGATGACAGTCAGCAGGTGGCCTGTGTCACCCAATGTTCTGCTGCTGTCATTGTCAGGCATACAGAGACGGCTGAAATTCTtagtgctaatcaacatgcaacacttcAGCATCCTCTGACACCATGACGTGTGAACAGGACTCCCTAAAGTCGGATTGACATTCAGTATCTGTTTGACGCTTGAATCCTGTCATCTCCAAATCCAAAGTAGCTGGCAGGTGGACACAGGAGAGACACATGGGTCCTGCTCAACATGGTCCTTCATATTAATAAAGAACCACCGAGAAGTCACAATGACAATTCAAGATGTGCGTCTGTTGGGGTCTGTGTGGCGTGGTCTTCTTGAAGTGATATCATAAACATAATGTGGACACGTGTGCTTCAGATGCCATCATGGTGGCCATTCCTTGGGTCAGGATCAGGTGGGTTTGGCTATACATTTCAAGAAGGTGAGAATTCGGACTCACGTGATGTTCatgaagcaaaataaataaataaataaagacaaggCAGAGTAACAGGATGACACAGCTGTCCCCTTGTGGAGTCAGACATGAAGCTTAATGCTGACCCGACTGGCCAGGGTATAAAACTGAGGGGCTTTACAGGTTCAGCCAGCTCTGGGCTCCTATAATCTGGGAGaacagaagcaaacaagcacTAAAGACCTCCAGACAAGTAGAAACCTCACCTGCTGGCTTTTGAATTGTCCAGCAGGCCCCTACCAGTGAGCACTGTGCCCAGCTCTATTGTCATGTGGCTGTTGTGTCAGGGGTGGGTGTGTGTGACATGGACGTCAGGCTTCACCTCTCCTTATGTCTCAcctcacttattttattttttaggcaGTTAAAAATTCCAACTCCGCTCTCCATTCATCTAACCACAAGCACACAATCAGCCCGGCTCTGgtgtctcctcagctctctgctcacctgtgctgctgtaattgtgggtgcgGATGTCTCTCCTAtcctggtatcagcagaaggacgCAGCCTTGAATGGCTGAACTCTTCATGGCCTAAGACAGCCCAGTACACTGTGTGCCATTTTAATTTGGACGGAGCACAAGTTTGAAATCCTCTGTACATTCTGGGAATAAAATACGAGTCCACGCCAGAGACGTATGCCAGTCCAGTCTGTCTTGTGAGGTCATCAGGGTTAGAGGGGCTGTGGGCAGTTTAGGGGACCTCCCTTAGTCATCCATCTGATTTTCTGGAGAATGTCCTCTTGATATTTTGGaaggtttgatttgatttgattcgaTTTGCATTCGTACTTCACTCAGAGTGTTCACaggtcttcccaggtgtgtcttCTTAATACTCCACGAACAGGTCAGACACATGGAGGGCCCTTCTTACTTCTTGGTGTGCATTGGTGCCCTGGCAGTGCGCGTCTTCTTTCTTCATTAATCCTGACACAGAAGTGTGGACTTCATCTGGAGCTGAGCGCTGCGGTAAACTAAACTCCTTCCCTGTCACCCACCCTGAAAATGAGCGGCGCTCCAGCcgaagtgagtctcctgtaaccCAAAGTCACGGCACCATCTCCACGATCTTCACTGTACTCTGAGGCGACTGCAGGCCTCCTTGTGTCTCTTTGGCCGCACACAACTTTGTAATTCCTCAGTTTGCCTCTTTTGAGATTTATTATTGAGCAAAATAATGAAAGCACTTGTTTGGAAAGTGCTGGAGAATTTCTGAATCAGTTCTTTACTTCCTGCACTGACCCATTTTTACGTTCCTAAGACTGACTTCTGAACTCCTTCAAATCATTTCTGCTTCATTCTTTATGTCTGATGCCATCCACATTAGATATTGTTGGACACGTCTTGATGTCTCATTGCACACGATGTTGAGCTTTTGGGGTTCCCCTCTGTTTTTGATCCCCAGTCCCTGACTGTTAAGCCATTTttgacacccttatgataaagagagAGCCAATGGGTGTCATCAGAAAAAATGATTAGGAGGACTTGAAGTTGTCCTTGAGATGTCAATTAACCCCAGGGCTTCACCCTCTGAGTACGATACGAGGGGCCAAAGTTATTAATTTTCATAAGACTTTGATAATCTGGGTGTGTGGGGGTCCGATTGATAGTCTTTTAAGGTGGCTGATCACAATGATCATATTTTGTATTCTTTACTAGTGGTCTTcacccactcctgacgtcacgcttccccctccccttggcccgcagtcTCTGTCTCAGAATAGCGCCAATAAATTGCTGCTGGAAGCCAACTCTGATACTTAACGTCACGAGAGAAGTCGCgaaatcagccggaatgttcaagcacattCTGGAATAAAAACCAGGTCTAGATCCGTTAGGTAGAaaagcagacatacagacagacgttggattttgtATATAGAGATGAACTCCTGATAATTCTGACTTTTTCATTGGATCTCAGCATTTGTTTAAATTCAATGGGAATAGATTGTTAACCCTTTCAGggataagttgttttttaaataaataaaagacctttttataatctgtttttatttgtaatgggTAGATGGCATATGCACAGTTTTACATGGTGCCTAATGTTCCGAGTTTTAGAACGTTTAAAATAAAGTAATCTAAAGTAATTTTAATACCAGAAAGGGTATTAAAGGATCATCGATGTTTCTAAAACGTTATAAAAACCTCCGCTCGTGTTTCTTTTGCTGGGTTTGTTGTTATGAATGCGCTCTGCTTTGTAATTAAATCCTCGACCACCGCCCACCTCCCGAGTGCCAGTCGGCCCTTCAACGCCCCGCGAATGACGAGCTCGAGAGCACCGCGTCTGTCCTTCAGCGCCATCTAGCGGCCAGAAAAGACGCCGCAGCGAGTGAAGTCAGCGAGCCCTGACTGGGACGCTAAACGACGGGCGGCGGGCGCTTTCACCGCCGAAGGGCGTAGGCTCAGCTGCTCGTCCTGTTtttctgccatttattttttcattccttCCCCTCACAACTGCTGTGTCTTTTACTTAATGAGCGCCGCTGCtcagttttaattatttgtaagtAGAGTGGCAGGCGCCtttagaaataaaacagaaataaaccgGCGACGCGAGCCCGGCGTGAGAATCTGGCCTCGGGGGTTCGATGCGCGGCGCTTCTCGTTATGGGATCGTCCGCCTCTGCATTCCTGAGCAGCCGGCCCTCCACTCTTTCACTTTTGGTTTTCGATTCTCTTCTTTGAATTTGGATCTCCGTTCACGATGGCGGCACTTCAGCTTTCTCTGTCCGTCGATCGGTACtcctgctcggtgtgtctggacatCCTGAAGCAGCCGGTCACCATCCCATGTGGTCACAACTACTGCATGAAGTGTATTACAGACTGCTGGGACCAGGCGGATAAAGACGGGCTGTACAGGTGTCCCCAGTGCAGGCAGGTGTTTGTTTCCAGGCCTCTGATTATGAGAAATGAGATGTTGAAAGATATCATTGACAACCTTGAAGACGTGAAAGGTGGTGTCACTCCATCTCAGACTCAGGCTGGACATCCAGATGTGCCCTGTAGTATCTGCCCAGATACAAAACAGAGAGCCGTGAAGACCTGCCTGACCTGCATGATCTCCTACTGCGAGACTCACCTGCAGCCCCACCGGCAGTCTGAGGCCTATAAAAACCACAAGCTGGAGGAGCCGACTGGAGACCTCCAGGAGAAACTCTGTGCAAAGCACCAGGAAGTTCTGAAAATTTTCTGTAGGACCGACCAGAGCTGCGTCTGCTTACTGTGTGTGGTGACCGAGCACAAGAGTCACGACACGGTGACACCGGAGGAGGAGAGAGCTGAGAGGCAGGTGAGGAATGGGGGCAGTTAGGATAAGGGAGCTGGGGTCTGCACcttcaacaataacatttatttctgtcgcatattttcatacactgcggtgggttggcaccctgcccgggattggttcctgccttgtgccctgtgttggctgggattggctccagcagacccctgtgaccctgtgttcagattcagcgggttagaaaatggatggatggatattttcatacagataacgtagtttaaagtgctttacatgatgaagaaaagagaaataaaagacaaagtacgaattagaataagacaacactaattaacattgaataagagtaaggtggtccgatggcaagggggacagaaaaagcaaacaaaaaaaaaacggctggagagaaaaaaataaaatctgcagggggtccattctacctcacataaatgaaacagtcctctttgtattttgggttctcacggaaggacttgatgatgatggtcatgcagacttctggcttttagtccatccatgttggagcatcagggtcatcagggcCTTCTTTCATTCTTAATGCCGTTTACCTGACACAAGATCCAGGCAAATGTCCAGCTTTGCCATAGTCAGGGAGAGAAATGAAGGACAAAGCAAGTGGGACACACGGTGGTCAGTGTTAACCCATCTCACAGAGTGGATTTCTTGGGTTTGGTTTGTTCCCTTTATGTCCTTCTGAGTTTTCTCCAGATATTCCTGCGTTCTTCTCTATTTTAAAAGACAGACCATAAGACATTTGACCAACAggaggaggccattcagcccatcaggcctgtttgtttagctagtaGCCAAGATGTCCCCTTCTTACTGGCTGTCTGTCCACTCCACGTCTCGCACTTTGTTTCAGAGACCCacagctctttgtgtaaagaagtccATTCTGGCCCCACGCACTTAAACACTCAAACAAAGTCGCTGTTGTTGTTCCCACTGTTTTGGGTGGTCCGTGTTCTGTGCTCTGATGACAGATAGGACAGAGTTTTGGGGTCTGGGGTTTGACTGCGCCCTTCTTTTGGTCACCCCTACGTAAAGGAGTCTCCTCTCTGTGAGAGCACAACATTCATttggtttccttttcttgttcTTCTCTTTCATTCCTTGTCAGTTTTCATTTGTTCAGAGATCTCGGATGACTGCCATTCCAGCTCCTCTCACTTCTTCTGACTCAATGACAATGGACTCTGCTGAAGCCCACCGTTGTGCTCCctgccataataataataataataattctttgcatttctacAGCACTTCTCTCactagcaattgcaggttaagggacgccttgctcaagggcccaacagagcggaGTCcatattggcatttacgggattcgaacagGCAACCTCACAAGGGGACTTCACTGCAGACCCTAAACCATTGCCCACCTGACCTTCTCAGTGTTCACCTCACTCTCTCTTcgctttctcttcattttcttctctttgcAGGTTTTGTGTTCCTAAGAGTTCACTTTGAAGTCACctcagtttctgttttgtttttctctggcaTCTCCTGATTCATTGACACGTGAAGACCCCACATGTGATGCACCGTCTGACGGGTCTTCATGTCTGTTTATGCACGACATCAACCTTAATGCCCCCCCACCCCTGTTTTTGGCCCTCTACACCCAATACATTTGAGGCCATTTTTGGTGTAGGACACGACCCCGCTGTGATAAGAGAGTAGACCAGCAGGTGTCTTCAGCGAAAATGAACAGAAGGACGTGAACTTGTGGAGGACCCTCAGCCGACCCCAGAGCTTCACCTGCCAATGGCATATGAGGGGCACAAAACTTTGAAATGATGTGAAGTGCTGTTTGATGTGATGATCACAAACCGGttcacatttttgatatttgttttttttatcggTGGTCCTGGCGTTCTAAACGTCTCCCTCAGAAGGTTCAAAAtgccaaatttcaaacataagctcACGGAGTAGCATTTTAATCTGTTTCAGACTATAAATATGACGATGTTTTAGACTGCTGATCCTTTACTGGGAGTGTAGCCCGATAAGGACGGCTGACAGACGGGGACAAGTGACAAATTTCTGTTGCAATCGAGAATATTTGGGCTTTAAACATATCAATGGACGCTCACACCTCCTAATATGTCAAACATCTGATGCTACTCTTCTTCTTTATTATGAACTTCTACCTCATTACGTAGAGCGCGACATTTCGTATGGAACTCCTGAATTAGGGAGGCTTACGCCAACTCAGACCTTTTCATACTTTATAATAAAGAttgctttatttattctttttttttataaatccaaaCTCCGTTCCATTCGCTTTCTTCTAATCTCCCATTTCTCCCTCCTCAGTCTTCACTGTAACTTTAACGCCTGATCCCTCCATGGAGCTCTCACCCTGGTGGTCCATTTTTCCTTCCACTCTCTTTTGACCGCCGACCAGTCCAGTCGCTCAGATCTCCCACATTCTCGGCTCCAGGTCATCCGCTTTGTCCTCCTTTGTTCCTCCTCCTTCCCTGTTCTTTCTCTGGTAATTCCTGCTGAACTCCGTGGTCTCCTCAGATGTCTCTCCTCCATTTTGTGTCCTCTCAGGgccaactggaaaaaacaaaagctgaaatgaaaCAGAGAAtcgagaagaaggagaagaaagtgaAGGCGATGAAGCAGACGGTCGAGAAGATTCAGGTGAGTTTGGGGTGCTGCTCACACAATCCTGCTAAGAACGAGCGTCACTGTAGTTAGGATGAGATTTGCTGTAATGGGAGAAGACGCCAAAACTCACTTGTAGCTTCTTAGATGTTTGTCACATT includes:
- the LOC120536329 gene encoding uncharacterized protein LOC120536329, whose product is MAQCSCGVTEVDDAGLSAAEVALIVITVIVLVLLALFWFFSGKQMEEMLGKAIQRETPFQCSCHLVSPLVPLKLVQGDLGSVKCILVGWRLGLVTQQWFIKDQQIKLDSQQGGCEDGVSLPLNSPSGYRLKTDPPKIDLFWTVTPVTLQFTPSQADHEGAVCRCRVRHRLTRRSVERIVTLQSIFIRPQISDIEKISDDTNAKVKLQIRADKFHPQDISFTWSVAGEKVTSESAEISDNSNRTFSAVSICPVPLSKVQDPGFKASVVIEHQSVGKLETLATQESLDQLSPPTVSDIQVSEFKGLGQPCTLICSVQDFYPKDITVTWRRVTGDEQRPIRAKTVTPERG